The following are from one region of the Streptomyces decoyicus genome:
- a CDS encoding GAF domain-containing SpoIIE family protein phosphatase, producing MSLQSDRPGAITTYPRSTPRRSAEYEDLFDQAPVIFAALSGPSHLLEAANPAFFEAFGGDRNGTGAPLADLVPELAPQGVIDRLDAVYRTGTPYRARGGRLVLGAPGTEREGFFDFTYEPRRDAVGEVDGVVVIAVETTVYHHAQLLAAEQRILLEQIARDAPLGDILTGMARAIEELSPELIVSVLLADPEGRHLWHGTGPGLPDFYNEAIDGIAIGPDVGSCGTAAYLRVPVIVTDIATDHRWDGYHDLAARAGVAACWSTPILATDDRLLGTFAMYHRAPKAPEDKDLALSAAFARIAALAIERHQAMEARRAAQKREKEAREDLAFVLDASTAITRELHYADCLQCLARLTVPTLAPLCSVHVIEDGRTRRIAVAAASRAEEDLLASPVLRDQVDKAVARVLASGTTESDHAGSSSGGGPVLPGVTGYVCAPLATRGRTFGALTLLATDRPLDGHVIALAEELARRAASSADNAHQFSDRVQLARDLQAGLLPPELPRIPGADLAASYYPAGEGLDVGGDFYDVFPLPDDRWAFMIGDVCGRGALAATTTGMVRHTARAAARLLHDPAAVVAAINTALTGNALDEDYFVSLVYGELRHTPSHLALELIRAGHVPPLVRRTDGTVEQLVQSGLLLGIAPAFDGAVCRLDLYPGDSLVLVTDGITEARSAAGEFFDERRLAEALLALPTPLSGAGALIEAIHTAVTAFAGRSTPDDQAALVLTAT from the coding sequence ATGTCCCTACAGTCGGATCGCCCCGGCGCGATCACCACATATCCCAGGTCCACGCCCCGGCGGAGCGCGGAGTACGAGGACCTGTTCGATCAGGCTCCGGTGATCTTCGCTGCGCTGAGCGGCCCGTCGCATCTGCTGGAGGCGGCGAATCCGGCTTTCTTCGAGGCATTCGGCGGCGACCGCAACGGGACCGGCGCGCCGCTCGCCGACCTGGTTCCGGAGCTGGCGCCACAGGGCGTCATCGACCGGCTCGATGCGGTGTACCGCACCGGCACCCCGTACCGGGCCCGCGGCGGACGGCTGGTGCTCGGTGCGCCGGGGACGGAGCGGGAGGGGTTCTTCGACTTCACCTACGAGCCCCGCCGGGACGCGGTCGGCGAGGTCGACGGGGTGGTCGTGATCGCGGTGGAGACCACCGTGTACCACCACGCCCAGCTCCTCGCGGCCGAACAGCGCATCCTGCTGGAGCAGATCGCCCGCGACGCCCCGCTGGGCGACATCCTGACCGGCATGGCGCGGGCCATCGAGGAGCTGTCACCGGAACTGATCGTCTCGGTGCTGCTGGCCGATCCCGAGGGCCGGCATCTGTGGCACGGCACCGGCCCGGGCCTGCCGGACTTCTACAACGAGGCGATCGACGGGATAGCCATCGGTCCGGACGTCGGCTCGTGCGGCACCGCCGCGTATCTGCGGGTGCCGGTGATCGTCACCGATATCGCCACCGATCACCGGTGGGACGGCTACCACGACCTGGCCGCGCGGGCCGGGGTCGCGGCGTGCTGGTCCACCCCGATCCTGGCGACGGACGACCGGCTGCTGGGCACCTTCGCGATGTATCACCGCGCTCCCAAGGCCCCCGAGGACAAGGATCTGGCCCTCAGCGCCGCGTTCGCCCGTATCGCCGCGCTGGCCATCGAGCGTCATCAGGCCATGGAGGCCCGCCGCGCGGCCCAGAAGCGGGAGAAGGAGGCCCGTGAGGACCTGGCCTTCGTCCTGGACGCCAGTACGGCCATCACCCGCGAGCTGCACTACGCCGACTGTCTCCAGTGCCTGGCCCGGCTGACCGTGCCGACCTTGGCCCCGCTGTGCAGCGTCCATGTCATCGAGGACGGGCGGACCCGGCGGATCGCCGTGGCCGCCGCCTCCCGGGCCGAGGAGGACCTCCTCGCCTCCCCCGTCCTGCGGGACCAGGTCGACAAGGCGGTTGCCCGCGTCCTGGCCTCGGGCACCACGGAGTCGGACCACGCCGGCTCCTCGTCCGGCGGCGGCCCCGTGCTGCCCGGCGTCACCGGTTACGTCTGCGCCCCGCTGGCCACCCGCGGCCGCACCTTCGGCGCTCTGACCCTGCTGGCCACCGACCGGCCCCTGGACGGCCATGTCATCGCCCTCGCCGAGGAGCTGGCCCGCCGGGCCGCTTCCAGCGCCGACAACGCCCACCAGTTCAGCGACCGCGTCCAGCTGGCCCGCGACCTCCAGGCCGGGCTGCTGCCTCCGGAGCTGCCAAGGATCCCGGGCGCCGATCTGGCGGCGTCCTACTACCCCGCCGGGGAAGGGCTCGACGTCGGCGGCGACTTCTACGACGTGTTCCCGCTCCCGGACGACCGCTGGGCGTTCATGATCGGGGATGTGTGCGGGCGCGGTGCCCTGGCCGCGACCACCACCGGCATGGTCCGTCACACCGCACGCGCCGCCGCCCGGCTGCTGCACGACCCGGCTGCCGTGGTCGCCGCCATCAACACCGCACTGACCGGGAACGCTCTCGACGAGGACTACTTCGTCTCACTCGTCTACGGCGAGCTGCGGCACACCCCGTCCCACCTCGCGCTGGAGCTGATCCGCGCCGGCCACGTCCCGCCGCTCGTGCGCCGCACCGACGGGACGGTCGAACAACTCGTCCAGTCGGGCCTGCTCCTGGGGATCGCCCCCGCCTTCGACGGCGCCGTCTGCCGGCTCGACCTCTATCCGGGCGACAGTCTGGTGCTGGTCACCGACGGCATCACCGAGGCCCGCTCCGCCGCCGGCGAGTTCTTCGACGAACGCCGTCTGGCCGAGGCCCTCCTCGCCCTCCCGACCCCGCTCTCCGGTGCGGGCGCTCTCATCGAGGCCATCCATACCGCGGTGACCGCTTTCGCGGGTCGTTCCACCCCCGATGACCAGGCCGCTCTGGTCCTCACCGCCACCTGA
- a CDS encoding DUF5685 family protein, translated as MFGIVRPCTHRLSQGLKAEWMAHLCGLCLALRGDHGQFARVVTNYDGLIISVLTDAQSGPAEARRRTAGPCPLRGMRTASVAKGEGARLAASVSLVLASAKIRDHVADGNGALRRRPVAAAARKVAAGWGRAGARTGATVGFDTAVLVDAVDRQLGIEELAGPGTPLTVITEPTETATAAAFAHTAVLAGRPGNAAPLAEAGRLFGRLAHLLDAVEDRAADAAEGAWNPLAATGATPAQARRLCDDALHGIRLALRDVEFADSTLVHVLLVHELRRSVDRAFGTAACSHQGHGAQGPYDGQGGNPYGNGYGQPPQPGQVPAGGPYAQGGQYLNGPQNPYNGGPMGPGGPGGGHGGGHGGHGGGSGGDDGGMPQFPHQPKKPRGFFAGCAVAIGLCCTCQLCCAEEYEGPWSRKKREGCCRDCDCCDCCDSCSCCDGCDCCDGCSCCDC; from the coding sequence ATGTTCGGGATCGTCAGGCCATGCACGCATCGCCTGTCACAAGGACTCAAAGCGGAGTGGATGGCCCATCTGTGCGGTCTCTGTCTCGCGCTGCGCGGCGATCACGGGCAGTTCGCCCGCGTCGTCACGAACTATGACGGGTTGATCATCTCCGTGCTGACGGATGCTCAGTCCGGTCCCGCGGAGGCCCGCCGCCGCACCGCGGGGCCCTGCCCGCTGCGGGGTATGCGCACCGCCTCGGTGGCAAAGGGGGAGGGCGCCCGCCTCGCGGCATCGGTCTCCCTCGTACTCGCCTCGGCGAAGATACGCGACCATGTCGCCGACGGGAACGGAGCGCTGCGCCGCCGTCCCGTGGCCGCCGCCGCGCGCAAGGTCGCCGCGGGATGGGGCCGGGCCGGGGCGCGCACCGGCGCCACCGTCGGCTTCGACACCGCCGTACTCGTCGACGCGGTCGACCGGCAGCTGGGCATCGAGGAGTTGGCCGGGCCCGGCACACCGCTGACGGTCATCACCGAACCGACCGAGACGGCGACCGCCGCGGCCTTCGCCCACACCGCGGTGCTGGCGGGCCGCCCCGGTAACGCCGCACCGCTCGCCGAGGCCGGGCGGCTCTTCGGACGGCTGGCCCATCTTCTCGACGCCGTGGAGGACCGTGCGGCGGACGCCGCCGAGGGCGCCTGGAACCCGCTCGCCGCCACAGGTGCCACCCCCGCGCAGGCCCGCCGGCTGTGCGACGACGCACTGCACGGCATCCGCCTCGCGCTGCGCGATGTGGAGTTCGCCGACTCCACCCTGGTGCATGTGCTGCTGGTGCACGAACTGCGCCGGTCGGTGGACCGTGCCTTCGGTACGGCCGCCTGCTCCCACCAGGGGCACGGAGCGCAGGGCCCGTACGACGGCCAGGGCGGGAACCCGTACGGGAACGGATACGGGCAGCCTCCCCAGCCCGGCCAGGTACCCGCCGGTGGCCCGTACGCCCAAGGCGGGCAGTATCTGAACGGGCCCCAGAATCCGTACAACGGCGGTCCGATGGGCCCCGGCGGTCCGGGCGGCGGTCATGGTGGCGGTCATGGCGGCCATGGTGGTGGCTCCGGTGGTGATGACGGCGGGATGCCGCAGTTCCCGCACCAGCCGAAGAAGCCCCGTGGCTTCTTCGCCGGCTGCGCGGTCGCCATCGGGCTGTGCTGCACCTGCCAACTCTGCTGCGCGGAGGAGTACGAGGGCCCGTGGTCGCGCAAGAAGCGCGAAGGGTGCTGCCGGGACTGCGATTGCTGCGACTGCTGCGACAGCTGCAGCTGTTGTGATGGTTGCGACTGCTGTGACGGTTGTAGCTGCTGTGACTGCTGA
- a CDS encoding GNAT family N-acetyltransferase: MIELAPDQLPPLARWFAAGAPGTAALAEHVRAGGAGRWWADRAAGPRALAVACADHVLLRGDPGALAPDALAVFGAHYVQAPARFLPALGGAFDLVVPWERMLYLHREPVPAPRTPDGVTVRRLAPGDATALAGLPPDAAWVHASWGGAAGLAASGLGWAVVRTDEVLAVACTYFRGTRYEDIACFTLPGHRRQHLALACVTALCRDIAARGHTPSWTCSRDNRPSRLLAWTAGFRLEDEYVHHLTGKPARRGAGLPV, encoded by the coding sequence GTGATCGAACTCGCCCCGGACCAACTCCCCCCGCTCGCCCGCTGGTTCGCCGCCGGAGCCCCCGGGACGGCGGCGCTGGCCGAACACGTACGGGCCGGTGGCGCCGGCCGCTGGTGGGCCGACCGCGCCGCCGGCCCACGTGCCCTGGCCGTGGCGTGCGCGGACCATGTACTCCTCCGCGGCGACCCGGGCGCCCTGGCCCCGGACGCCCTCGCCGTCTTCGGCGCGCACTATGTGCAGGCCCCCGCCCGCTTCCTGCCGGCGCTGGGCGGCGCCTTCGACCTGGTCGTGCCGTGGGAGCGGATGCTGTATCTGCACCGGGAACCCGTACCGGCGCCGCGCACCCCGGACGGTGTGACGGTGCGCCGGCTGGCACCAGGGGACGCCACGGCGCTGGCCGGCCTCCCTCCGGACGCGGCGTGGGTGCACGCCAGCTGGGGCGGCGCGGCCGGTCTCGCCGCGTCCGGACTCGGCTGGGCCGTCGTCCGGACGGACGAGGTACTCGCCGTGGCCTGCACCTACTTCCGCGGCACCCGATACGAGGACATCGCCTGCTTCACCCTCCCCGGACACCGTCGTCAGCACTTGGCCCTGGCCTGTGTGACCGCCCTGTGCCGGGACATCGCCGCTCGCGGCCACACCCCGAGCTGGACCTGCTCCCGCGACAACCGCCCCAGCCGGCTCCTCGCCTGGACCGCGGGATTCCGGCTGGAGGACGAGTACGTGCACCACCTCACCGGAAAGCCGGCCCGCCGGGGCGCGGGGCTCCCCGTCTGA
- a CDS encoding VWA domain-containing protein has product MITRKRLAAGLCGLLAAMTVASAPTPAAAGEPDAKSSPKVELTLDVSGSMRARDIDGQSRMAAAKQAFNEVLDAVPDEVQLGIRTLGANYRGEDRKVGCKDTRQLYPVGPLNRTEAKTAVATLAPTGWTPIGPALLGAADDLKGGDATRRIVLITDGEDTCAPLDPCQVARDIAAKGIHLTVDTLGLLPDAKTRNQLSCIAEATGGTYTSVQHTKQLRDRVHQLVDRAAHPVAPPVATEGAQQCADAPELKAGLYSDREKFAEHRWYRVNVRPGQELRASVSLAADRAVNNDYGVLLRASTVHGREIVRGSEAGDGRTDVISSGLRYPKAPVASGDDDKPAAETVCLQVSNSFSAPASVKTDPGLPVELTVDLVDGPDDASDAAFFGLGHGWWLLGSLVLSGLVAGLLWGWISRWRVTVWRTN; this is encoded by the coding sequence ATGATCACAAGAAAACGGCTGGCGGCCGGGCTGTGCGGCCTGCTGGCCGCGATGACCGTCGCGTCGGCCCCCACACCTGCCGCGGCCGGTGAACCGGATGCGAAGTCTTCCCCCAAGGTCGAGTTGACGCTCGATGTCAGCGGCTCGATGCGGGCGCGTGACATCGACGGGCAGAGCCGGATGGCCGCGGCGAAGCAGGCGTTCAACGAGGTACTGGACGCGGTACCGGACGAGGTCCAGCTCGGCATACGTACCCTCGGCGCCAACTACCGCGGCGAGGACCGGAAGGTCGGCTGCAAGGACACCCGGCAGCTCTACCCGGTCGGTCCGCTGAACCGGACCGAGGCGAAGACCGCGGTGGCCACGCTCGCCCCCACCGGCTGGACGCCCATCGGACCGGCCCTGCTGGGCGCGGCCGACGACCTCAAGGGCGGCGACGCGACCCGCCGGATCGTCCTCATCACGGACGGCGAGGACACCTGCGCCCCGCTCGATCCCTGCCAGGTGGCGCGTGACATCGCCGCCAAGGGGATCCATCTCACCGTCGACACCCTCGGGCTGCTGCCGGACGCCAAGACCCGCAACCAGCTGAGCTGTATCGCCGAGGCGACCGGCGGAACCTACACCTCGGTACAGCACACCAAGCAACTCCGGGACCGAGTACACCAGTTGGTGGACCGCGCCGCCCATCCCGTGGCCCCTCCGGTGGCGACCGAGGGCGCGCAGCAGTGCGCCGACGCCCCCGAGCTCAAGGCCGGTCTCTACAGCGACCGGGAGAAGTTCGCCGAGCACCGCTGGTACCGGGTGAACGTCCGGCCCGGCCAGGAACTGCGTGCTTCGGTGAGCCTCGCCGCGGACCGTGCCGTGAACAACGACTACGGCGTGCTGCTGCGGGCCTCGACCGTGCACGGCCGGGAGATCGTCCGCGGGTCGGAGGCCGGCGACGGCCGTACGGATGTGATCTCCTCCGGGCTGCGCTACCCGAAGGCGCCAGTCGCCTCCGGGGACGACGACAAACCGGCGGCGGAGACCGTCTGCCTCCAGGTCAGCAACTCCTTCTCGGCACCCGCCTCGGTCAAGACCGACCCGGGCCTGCCCGTCGAGCTGACCGTCGACCTGGTGGACGGGCCCGACGACGCCTCCGACGCGGCCTTCTTCGGCCTCGGACACGGCTGGTGGCTGCTGGGCTCACTGGTGCTCAGCGGGCTCGTCGCCGGTCTGCTGTGGGGCTGGATATCCCGTTGGCGCGTCACCGTCTGGAGGACCAACTGA
- a CDS encoding (2Fe-2S)-binding protein: MTEPTTALQEQVSALGPFFTFETHAAGSELVSPWRKLSEVARVESGVLEERVASVRAALAAGGGRPAEAVELRVAASVAHLGLVARVVSPMLGLAALHRLPPRPPTLDELRWHSGLGGAFALSLPRETVAAVAAGDAVATDDAGSVAGARAAAALLAGPGRDLVDAVAAFSVSRRILWGNVASAVNGATAGIVSAAPALARPARTAALLMLRQPQLRDAHTLDPRNGRFRRRSCCLIYRAAPDAAGAVCGDCVLVRR, encoded by the coding sequence ATGACGGAACCCACCACCGCCTTGCAGGAACAGGTCTCGGCTCTCGGGCCGTTCTTCACCTTCGAGACGCACGCCGCGGGGTCGGAACTCGTGTCTCCCTGGCGGAAGTTGAGCGAGGTGGCGCGGGTGGAGAGCGGGGTCCTGGAGGAGCGGGTCGCCTCGGTGCGGGCCGCTCTCGCCGCCGGGGGTGGGCGACCGGCCGAGGCCGTCGAGCTGCGCGTGGCCGCGTCGGTGGCGCATCTGGGGCTGGTGGCGCGGGTCGTGTCACCGATGCTCGGCCTGGCCGCGCTGCACCGCCTGCCGCCGCGGCCGCCCACGCTGGACGAACTGCGGTGGCACTCCGGCCTCGGTGGCGCGTTCGCCCTGTCGCTGCCGCGGGAGACGGTGGCCGCCGTTGCCGCGGGTGACGCCGTCGCCACGGATGACGCCGGATCCGTCGCCGGTGCCCGTGCTGCCGCGGCCCTGCTGGCGGGGCCGGGCCGCGATCTGGTGGACGCCGTCGCGGCCTTCTCGGTGTCCCGGCGCATTCTGTGGGGCAATGTGGCCTCGGCGGTGAACGGCGCGACCGCGGGCATCGTGTCGGCAGCACCGGCCCTGGCGCGGCCCGCCCGCACCGCGGCCCTGCTGATGCTGCGCCAACCGCAGCTCCGCGACGCCCACACCCTGGATCCGCGCAACGGGCGCTTCCGGCGCAGGAGTTGCTGTCTGATCTACCGGGCCGCACCGGACGCCGCGGGCGCCGTGTGCGGCGATTGCGTCCTCGTACGCCGATAG
- a CDS encoding APC family permease, with protein sequence MAASAGSPPGDAARHRLRAWMLEGLADMAKHHPGPHAAPEGAHRGQRWWRVMCLTGVDYFSTLGYQPGIAALAAGALSPIATLVLVLVTLAGALPVYRRVARESPHGQGSIAMLERLLSFWQGKLFVLTLLGFAATDFLITITLSAADAATHLVENPHLTSALHNGQLVITLILVALLGAVFLKGFLEAIGVAIVLVGLYLGLNAVVVVVGLWHVATTAQVVTDWSHALTAEHGSVPAMIGVALLVFPKLALGLSGFETGVAVMPHIEGDPDDTEERPKGRIRGAKKLLTTAAVIMSVFLIITSFITTLLIPAGAFKPGGAANGRALAYLAHEYLGSLFGTVYDVSTIAILWFAGASAMAGLLNLMPQYLPRYGMAPHWARAVRPMVLVFTLVAFLVTWLFDADVDAQGGAYATGVLVLISSAAIAVTITARRAREHGWTIGFAVISVVFLYTTVANVIERPDGVKIGACFIAGIILVSFLSRLARAFELRVTSVVLDEKAERFIRDTAHRKIRFIANEPDQRDLSEYRDKLQQIRTDNDLPVDDDFIFVEVTVGDPSEFESELRVRGEVLHGRFRVLVMDSSTVSNALAALLLHARDLTGARPHIYFEWTEGNPFAQFLRFFLFGQGEVAPVTREVLREAEPDRDRRPRVHVG encoded by the coding sequence ATGGCCGCCTCCGCCGGATCTCCTCCCGGGGACGCAGCACGGCATCGCCTGCGCGCGTGGATGCTGGAGGGCCTGGCCGACATGGCCAAGCACCACCCGGGGCCGCACGCCGCGCCGGAAGGCGCCCACCGCGGCCAGCGGTGGTGGCGGGTGATGTGCCTGACCGGAGTGGACTACTTCTCGACACTCGGCTATCAGCCGGGCATCGCCGCACTGGCCGCAGGCGCCCTGTCACCGATCGCCACCCTGGTCCTCGTCCTGGTGACGCTGGCCGGCGCGCTGCCGGTGTACCGGCGGGTGGCGAGGGAGAGCCCGCACGGTCAGGGCTCGATCGCGATGCTGGAGCGGCTGCTGTCCTTCTGGCAGGGCAAGCTGTTCGTGCTGACCCTGCTGGGTTTCGCCGCCACCGACTTCCTCATCACCATCACCCTGTCGGCGGCCGACGCCGCCACCCACCTGGTGGAGAACCCCCACCTCACCAGCGCCCTGCACAACGGTCAGCTGGTCATCACGCTGATCCTGGTCGCCCTGCTCGGTGCGGTGTTCCTCAAGGGTTTCCTGGAGGCCATCGGGGTGGCGATCGTCCTGGTGGGCCTCTACCTGGGGCTCAATGCGGTCGTGGTCGTCGTCGGGCTGTGGCATGTGGCCACCACGGCGCAGGTCGTCACCGACTGGTCCCATGCGCTGACCGCCGAGCACGGCAGCGTGCCGGCGATGATCGGTGTGGCGCTGCTGGTCTTCCCGAAGCTGGCACTGGGCCTGTCCGGCTTCGAGACCGGTGTGGCCGTCATGCCCCATATCGAGGGCGACCCCGACGACACCGAGGAGCGCCCCAAAGGCCGGATCCGGGGTGCGAAGAAGCTGCTCACCACCGCCGCCGTGATCATGAGTGTCTTCCTCATCATCACCAGCTTCATCACGACCCTGCTCATCCCCGCGGGCGCATTCAAGCCCGGCGGAGCGGCCAACGGGCGCGCCCTGGCCTATCTGGCCCACGAGTACCTGGGCTCCCTCTTCGGCACGGTCTACGACGTCTCCACCATCGCCATCCTCTGGTTCGCCGGCGCCTCGGCCATGGCCGGTCTGCTGAATCTGATGCCGCAATACCTGCCGCGTTACGGGATGGCACCCCACTGGGCGCGGGCGGTCCGCCCGATGGTGCTGGTCTTCACCCTGGTCGCCTTCCTGGTGACCTGGCTCTTCGACGCCGATGTGGACGCCCAGGGCGGCGCCTACGCCACCGGCGTCCTGGTCCTGATCAGCTCCGCCGCGATCGCCGTGACCATCACCGCCCGGCGCGCCCGCGAGCACGGCTGGACGATCGGCTTCGCCGTCATCTCCGTGGTGTTCCTCTACACCACCGTGGCGAATGTGATCGAGCGCCCCGACGGCGTGAAGATCGGTGCCTGCTTCATCGCCGGCATCATCCTCGTCTCGTTCCTCTCCCGCCTCGCCCGCGCCTTCGAACTGCGCGTCACCAGCGTCGTGCTCGACGAGAAGGCCGAGCGGTTCATCCGCGACACCGCCCACCGCAAGATCCGCTTCATCGCCAACGAGCCCGACCAGCGCGATCTGTCCGAGTACCGCGACAAGCTCCAGCAGATCCGTACGGACAACGACCTCCCGGTCGACGACGACTTCATCTTCGTCGAGGTCACCGTCGGCGACCCGTCCGAATTCGAGAGCGAACTACGCGTACGCGGCGAGGTGCTGCACGGCCGTTTCCGGGTGCTCGTCATGGACAGCTCCACCGTCTCCAACGCGCTGGCGGCTCTGCTGCTGCATGCCCGCGATCTCACCGGTGCGCGGCCGCACATCTACTTCGAGTGGACCGAGGGCAACCCCTTCGCCCAGTTCCTCCGCTTCTTCCTCTTCGGCCAGGGCGAAGTCGCCCCCGTCACCCGGGAGGTCCTGCGCGAGGCCGAACCCGACCGCGACCGCCGCCCCCGCGTCCACGTCGGCTGA
- a CDS encoding PhzF family phenazine biosynthesis protein encodes MADSIPFALVDVFTEQPLEGNPLALVPDADALPEGLLPRIAREFHQAETTFLLRPAQPGATWRLRSFTAAGIEVSGAGHNALGAWWWLASTGRLGPHGGAGRWHQQLGSAVLPVEITADGNGRIEVTLEQRAAEYGAELTDLAALAEALGVDGDGLGAADGLPVAQVVSTGAAHLMVGLRSRGVVEAARPDAARLRALLPEVGGQGVYLYALDPAEPDAGVHARFVNPVAGITEDPATGSAAGPLACLLRRHGRAGDQLAVVQGHALGRPSRIRVTVTGDTPRITGRATLAATGELNLPG; translated from the coding sequence ATGGCCGACAGCATCCCGTTCGCCTTGGTGGATGTCTTCACCGAGCAGCCGCTGGAAGGCAATCCGCTGGCTCTCGTTCCCGACGCCGATGCGCTGCCCGAAGGGCTGCTGCCCCGCATCGCCCGCGAGTTCCACCAGGCGGAGACGACGTTTCTGCTGCGGCCTGCGCAGCCCGGCGCCACCTGGCGGCTGCGCTCCTTCACCGCGGCGGGCATCGAGGTGTCCGGAGCCGGCCACAATGCCCTCGGTGCCTGGTGGTGGCTGGCGTCCACGGGCCGGCTCGGCCCCCACGGCGGCGCGGGGCGTTGGCACCAGCAGCTGGGTTCCGCGGTGCTGCCGGTCGAGATCACCGCGGACGGGAACGGCCGTATCGAGGTCACCCTGGAGCAGCGGGCGGCCGAATACGGGGCTGAGTTGACCGACCTGGCCGCCCTTGCCGAGGCACTCGGGGTCGACGGCGACGGACTGGGGGCGGCAGACGGACTTCCCGTCGCGCAGGTCGTCTCCACGGGCGCCGCCCATCTGATGGTCGGGCTCCGAAGCCGTGGCGTCGTCGAGGCCGCGCGTCCGGATGCCGCCCGGCTGCGGGCGCTGCTGCCCGAGGTCGGCGGCCAGGGTGTGTACCTGTACGCCCTCGACCCGGCCGAGCCCGACGCCGGGGTGCATGCCCGCTTCGTCAACCCGGTCGCCGGTATCACCGAGGACCCGGCCACCGGGAGCGCCGCCGGTCCGCTCGCCTGCCTCCTGCGCCGGCACGGCCGGGCAGGTGACCAACTGGCCGTCGTGCAGGGGCATGCGCTCGGCCGGCCCTCCCGCATCCGGGTCACCGTCACCGGCGACACCCCGCGCATCACCGGCCGCGCCACCCTGGCCGCGACCGGTGAACTCAACCTGCCGGGATGA
- a CDS encoding MalY/PatB family protein: MDPVPRATPDDTNPLRRLSLDDLRLRTSMKWRTYPDDVLPLWVAEMDVPLAVPVAEAITAAVALGDTGYPAGTAYARALADFARARWDWDGLAVERTAIVPDVMLGIVEVLKLLTGPGDAVVVNCPVYPPFYQFVTHMDRRVVEAPLGAAGRIDFASLERAFRHAVADGGRAAYLLCSPHNPTGTVHDAEELSAVAALADRYGVRVVADEIHAPVVALDAGFVPYLSVPGAESGLSLMSASKAWNLAGLKAALAVAGPAAADELARIPEEVSHGPSHLGIIAHTAALRDGGDWLDAVRAGVDDNRRLLAGLLAERLPEVRYRPAAGTYLAWLDCRPLGLGDDPAAAFLERGRVALSPGTSFGTGGAGHVRLNLATSPELLTEAVRRMAVALT, encoded by the coding sequence ATGGACCCCGTGCCGCGTGCCACCCCCGACGACACCAACCCGCTGCGCCGGCTCTCCCTGGACGACCTGCGGCTGCGTACGAGCATGAAGTGGCGTACCTACCCGGACGATGTGCTGCCGCTGTGGGTGGCGGAGATGGACGTGCCGCTCGCCGTACCGGTCGCCGAGGCCATCACGGCTGCGGTGGCGCTCGGCGACACGGGCTATCCGGCCGGGACGGCGTACGCGCGGGCGCTGGCCGACTTCGCACGGGCGCGATGGGACTGGGACGGGCTCGCCGTGGAGCGCACGGCGATCGTGCCCGATGTGATGCTGGGTATCGTCGAGGTGCTCAAGCTGCTGACCGGCCCGGGAGACGCGGTGGTCGTCAACTGCCCCGTCTATCCGCCGTTCTACCAGTTCGTGACGCATATGGACCGGCGCGTGGTGGAAGCGCCGCTGGGAGCGGCGGGGCGGATCGATTTCGCCTCGCTGGAGCGGGCGTTCCGGCACGCGGTCGCGGACGGGGGCCGGGCCGCTTACCTGCTGTGCAGCCCGCACAACCCCACCGGCACCGTGCACGACGCCGAGGAACTGTCCGCGGTCGCGGCGCTCGCGGACAGATATGGCGTACGGGTCGTCGCCGACGAGATCCACGCTCCCGTGGTGGCCCTGGACGCCGGTTTCGTGCCCTACTTGAGCGTGCCCGGGGCGGAGAGCGGTCTGTCGCTGATGTCGGCCTCCAAGGCGTGGAACCTGGCCGGTCTCAAGGCGGCGCTCGCCGTCGCCGGGCCCGCCGCGGCCGACGAGCTGGCCCGCATCCCGGAGGAGGTCAGCCACGGCCCCAGTCACCTCGGCATCATCGCCCACACCGCCGCCCTGCGGGACGGCGGTGACTGGCTCGACGCGGTGCGCGCCGGCGTCGACGACAACCGCCGGCTGCTCGCCGGCCTGCTGGCCGAGCGACTCCCCGAGGTCCGCTACCGCCCCGCCGCCGGGACGTATCTCGCCTGGCTCGACTGCCGCCCGCTCGGTCTCGGTGACGACCCCGCCGCGGCCTTTCTCGAACGCGGCAGAGTCGCCCTCAGCCCCGGTACCAGCTTCGGCACCGGCGGCGCCGGTCACGTCCGGCTCAACCTGGCGACCTCGCCCGAGCTGCTCACCGAGGCCGTACGGCGCATGGCCGTCGCGCTGACGTGA